tttatatttcctttCTAAAAATACTAAATAGTATTTTGCAAATGTCATAAATATAGTATTTTGGATAAGAAATTTGCAATGATACCTTCCCTAATAAAGTGGAACATAAACACGATTTCAGGCATATGTTTTGATTCCGACCAATATTTATGAAATGCAAATAAGAACGGTATAAACAAATGACAAATATGTTCTATTTCCGTCcaatgtttataaaatgaagATAATAAAACTGTAAACAATCACAATAACGTCACGTGTGGCACGTGGATGTTTGTGTGAGGAAATTAGGTTTCACACTGCTACATGAATATGATAACACACCACCGACCCATGAACCAAAGAATACTGATTCTCATTCCAAATCCAGTCACCTTTTTGCTTTGTGCCATCAAATCAAGCACAAACGAACACAGCATATCACTCTTTAAgactaaataaaatatgagttatatttcactttatttatgTATAAGAAATGAGATCAGAGAtgatttatatgattttatgtaTGATTCTATTTTAGAAAATCTGAAAAGacgattaaattaaaaatattaatgtatttatCCATGCAGAGTTACATTTATAAActtagaaataattattatttcctctattattataaataatggATAGAAGATGTTGAGGAGTAATTATAACGTCtcattttaatagtaaaatattactaaaataaatattatatatatgataaactaactaatataagaaacaaactTATGAAAGATAATATCTACATCTGTAGATTCGTCCGACTTCTTTACTGAATCTCATTGATCACCTATCGCTGAAGTAACTGAAACTAATGTttcctaagctcacaccaatcaggtgatcatcgcaaaagagaaaacatacaAGGATAGACAAcagaaaagcaagggtaagctagtttaaacaaagattaatcatacaTCAGTCTATTTAACTTCATACAATCATattattcattcacatcacataaACTCTTCACACATAATACCACACTGACTTTGATTGtctggacttagaatgattgtcgagctatggcgggtcgtgcactcatggtggcttctactgctttgcaaagccattgccaatgggtttcaccctaccacactcacgaggttagtccgttatcactcgcCTTgggtcatactggaagcacccaagactagtaCCTcatgctactcctcacgacatggatcaatcctctctacttgagaatgaaagaccattggagttccaggataacccccaagactgagctcttGCATttattctaaacatacttgaatctGAACAAGAGAATTCACTTTGGATCACAACATgaggcaccaccatgtaatcTTCCtgtgagatccatggaattacgtccataacatagggcaccaccatgtaatctccctttgagatccatggaattacgtccatcaaccatactttgaaCTTTACACTTTGAAATCACCAACTTACACTTTGAAATACAACATACATCAATAACCCATGATATTACATAACACAACTTCAACTTACTTCATACAACACTCAATGTTTCATTTAGAACAACTTAAGATCACAAGAAAAGGGAACTAGAACAAAACCCCTCGCACAACGCACACATTTGCATAGCGAAACTAGAGGCTTCTTGCACAGCGACTtaactcgctgtgcgaatcctCAGACAAAGACCCAACCCTCTAAACCATTCGCATAGCGGTtagactcgctatgcgaataaacCACGACTTGAATCAAACCCAGacccctcgcatagcgtccCAGCTCGCTATTGCAAGAACCTCAGACAGTGGCTCATGCTCCTCAAGCACTCGCAAAGCGAAACCCATTCGTTGttcgaataaaaagaataataaccCCATACCCCAACCAGTAGCATAGCGACTTGATTCGTTATGTGAATCATCAAACATAAAGCAACATTCTCAATCCATTCGCACATCGCACCCACTCGCTGTGTGAATGCCTTGGCAGAGAGCATCTCGCCAAggtgactcgctatgcgaatccattcgcacagcgagtctgcataatctgcagaacgaaattctgcagaattatgcaactcaaccacaACTTACCAATTCTAATcaattttcccaacttctaacactcctagattgtTGTACAAACTTAATTAGACTAgactaagtgattctaaacattcctaacatcaatctaaagtgtttatgcaccAAATCCTACTCTAGAACCTAAATTTCATCAACTTAGAGACTCAAATCCAATTTTACCACTTTGAACttgtttttgaccattttgatgactcaaacaagtcacatatGACTTATCTAGACTGCTCCAACAGACCCTAACAACACTTGACCTCAAATACTCAAATTCATTACCTCATTTCCTCCAAATTGACTTTAAACAAGCACCATTCACTTCACTTCCTATCTCATTACTATCACAACAGATTACTCACAACCAGTACCTCCAACATGCACAATTATAACAATTAGATCCATCCAAACCAGTTCATAATCATCATTTTACAGTTTACAGAATTTGGCGTTCAATTAACACACAATTAAATCTACTCAACAACTAATGTTTAACTTAAACAACACCATAACACAAATTTTATCATACACATGCCAAactactaattaaattaataatctagcttcccttacctcagcTCAAGTTCTACACCGATTACAGAACCCCGACTAAAGCTTGCACCACAAGAAAACTCAACAGgaacctacaactcaccaattggtgataggaAAACAACCTTAGAACCTAATTTGGGTTAGAAATTGAAGAAGACAACAACtcaacacatgcaaccagaactctTTGCATGATTACGGTTAAAGACATACGAGAAAAGAGGAGAAACAACTTACCGACTCAGaacaagaaattgatcggtcaagATTGTTGCCCTTGACGCCAAGATCGTCTAGGCACTTCCTGATCGTCGAACAGATAACTCAGTAGAGagaaaatctagagagaaggcagagaactCTAGGAAAGtagtttctagagagatggtacgttttaaaataatgaaactcgtttataacaaaactatttataataagaccgtttaatattaaaataatcgagtctcactatttttagactaccacTACTTTTAAAACACCATTTTCTGGGGTTTTACAGTAATATAGAACAAATTTTAGGATTTATTCTCTTAAATGAGTCTTGAATCCAATTCTAAAATTCAAATAGATTAACCAAATTAATTATGTACAATAGATTACATGGaaacatataattcattatttgCAACTTCAATAATAAAGAAACaacataaataagaaataaatggAGAATAACATATCACAAATCACCTTATTAAAACTCACTATTTTCTACACTAATTAATCTTCTCTTCTACTAGCCTTCAATTTCACTtaaacaaacatatatttacTCTTctctaatatataatttattttcatttgtatttttttacaataaaaaattaaatatttggttagattttttcaattcataaaTAACTGAATCTAAATGTCTCatatattagattttttttccacAAATGATTccttgaatatatatatatatatatatatatatatatatatatatagtttggtaaataaaaaataaataacagtaATATCTTCTTTAATGATTAAAACagaatataatataaacttaATAGAATAACATATTGTGGATATGagataataaaatcaaataataataatactagagtgtaattaaaaaaatagcataatataacttaattttaaaattcttttacaaacttcaaaattataatttaactaaacaatagaaaattatattttatttatttagttgaTGTTCTAAATTCGCGATACATAAGAAACtatattatagttattaaaatactttcttttaaaaataatttaataatagttatttaattttatatttcaatcaatagtatagtttaaatttacttgtcgaaattattttatataaagatataataCAATCtgcagaataaaaaatatattacatattcatttttgcataatattttatatatatgtatatacatataaattctgtttttgttattatttctcaatCTTTTGTACGCCAATAAAGAATAAGACAACGGTGCAACAAActatgaaatataatataatacaaacttttatttcttGCTTATCCTATCCAATTGCAAGaaaagtttatattattattattattattatattttattgttttctaaaataatatataattgtatactgtatatatttatttattaaaaatatatatgattggAGATCCCACAAAGATATATTTCCCtgttaaacaataataaaaaagaaacgaGGGACATTAAATATGATCTCAATATAATAGGTCAAATACACGGCAAGAATGAAACGCATTACTTTTTGAGAATCGTTATGGTAAAAGTAAACACGGACTTGGTTGGTCTCTGCAcacaaaacatataaaaaaatattgaatgacTAAATTGCCCCTGCAAAATCCACAAACCCCTGTTTCTGCTTCACCCTCTTATATTTAAGTTCCACCTCCATGTTCTCACATTCATCACCAAGCAACTAAGATACGGTCTTTTCGCCTCCTTTCAACACCCTTTTGGCCTTTTATTCTTCAAAGCCTCAGAGCAAAGCTTGAGGACGTGAGAGAATCAAAGGGTTGAAATTCTgtgtggttgttgttgttgttggaggTTGAAATACAAGTTAGTACCCCAAGTGTTTgttaataatattgaatttaGCTAGCAAGTTGCTCTTTTGAAGTATTGTATGAccaaatattttagtattttaggAGTAGAAATTTTGCTTCTGTTGGCAATTTTTCTGTTCTCCTTCTGGTTCTCATCTTTTGTGTTCTTCTTTGTCTCTCGTTTGTCTGGggatttttctattttagttcCTTCAGACACCAGGAACCTGACCCTATAAACCCTTTTTTGAAGCTTCAATCTTGAGTCCTATGGCGACTTGGGTATTATCAGAATGTGGCATGAAGCCTCTTGCTCCAGTGTTTCCTAGACCTAGAATTGGGGCTGCTTTGTCCAGCTCTTCCAAGGTTGGATTTTCGGACACAAACAAGAGTGTTGCTGATCTTAAGTTTCAACCTTTGAGATGTAACCTTAGGGATAGAAATTGGGGGTTGAAAGTGAGTACCCCTTTGAGGGTTGCTTCCACTGAAGAGGAGGAGCAAACTAATGTTGTTGATGTAATGAATGGGACTAATGTGGTTGATCATGAGAAGCGTCTAGAATTTGATCCTGGTGCTGCACCACCATTCAACTTGGCTGAGATTAGGGCTGCTATTCCAAAGCATTGCTGGGTGAAGGACCCTTGGAAGTCCATGAGCTATGTGGTGAGGGATGTCATTGTTGTCTTAGGATTGGCTGCTGGTGCTGCATATCTCAATAATTGGTTGGTCTGGCCTCTCTATTGGGCTGCTCAAGGCACAATGTTTTGGGCTCTGTTTGTTCTTGGTCATGACTGGtaataactatttttctttacttCATTTTTTCCTAATTTGGATGAAGCTGTATTTTGGGGGTGCTAAGTTGGGTTCCATAATTTTGACTTGATGAATTTTCTTCCTGTTTTTTTGGTGTTTCAGTGGTCATGGAAGCTTTTCAAACAACCCCAAATTGAACAGTGTTGCTGGGCATCTGCTACATTCGTCAATTCTAGTACCGTATCACGGATGGTATGCAGATGCTTTTTGATGGGATAgcctttttaaattttagagttaaatatgtttatatctttCAAAACATCTGTACATTTGGTTTTATTTCCTCTAAAAACTTGGTACGTTTTTAGTCTCATCACGGgtgaaaaacatgtttttagtCCACCAGGGGCTATAAGCACGTTGCCTTTGATAAATATACAGGgagattaaaaacattaaatttttgtaGAGAAAAAAAGAACTGAATTATGAGAGATAAAagcatatttataatatttttttatctacttGTAGctataaatttatgtttgaaactaatattttatgCAGGAGAATAAGTCATAGGACTCATCACCAAAATCATGGCCATGTTGAAAATGATGAATCTTGGCACCCGGTGAGACGATACTCACTGTTCTTGTTTTTAAGAGATGCCATCTGGCTTCAAATTATTTTCCTTGATCAAAATTTCTGATGTGTTGATAATCTTGCAGTTGTCTGAAAGAGTGTTCAGGAGCTTGGACACTGCAACACGTATGTTAAGATTCACTGTCCCTTTTCCACTGCTTGCATATCCTGTTTACCTTGTAAGTTGTTGTACCTACATGGTTTGACCATAATTTGAACATTAATTATTCTTTATGTCTTGATAGAAGAATTGACATGGTGGCTGTTAATGTTTGAATCCAGTGGCAGAGGAGTCCTGGGAAGACTGGTTCTCACTTTGACCCTAGCAGTGATTTGTtccttccaaatgaaagaaaagatgtTCTTACTTCCACAGCTTGTTGGGCTGCTATGTTGGGATTGCTTGTTGGATTAGGGTTTGTAATGGGTCCAATTCAACTGCTTAAGCTTTATGGTGTTCCCTATGTGGTGAATTTTTTCCCCCTTTCCATCATTTCCATGATCTTTCGTTTTTGAGTCAATAATGAATGAAGTTCTCATTTGACTTTTCTTGGATCTGTAGTTATTCGTTATGTGGTTGGATTTGGTAACTTATTTGCACCATCATGGCCATGAAGACAAGTTACCTTGGTATCGTGGAAAGGTACCTTTATTCTTTTGAGTCTTTCTTTCCTATGAAAGGGACTGGTCTACTGGAGCATTGGCATGTTTTTGTTATGCTTGTGAGCTTCATTCTTATATATTGTCAGTGTGAAAAAGTGATACTTTCAATCAATCACAAATTATTACTGACGACTTGTAAGATAATTATTACACAAGTTGATTAACGTATAATACTGGACTGTGATTAAATGAAGTTATCAGTGCATACACTGTTCACTCTGTTAATGTTTTTCATACAATTTAGTTTACATGTATATCCTCCTTCATGTTGAACAGGAATGGAGCTACCTTAGGGGTGGTCTAACTACTCTTGATCGTGATTATGGATGGCTTAATAACATTCACCATGACATTGGAACTCATGTCATTCATCACCTATTTCCTCAAATTCCACACTATCACTTGGTCGAGGCTGTGAGTGTCTCTCTACCTTTGTTCAAAGAATGGATAATGATTTACATGAGATGTTGAGTTTGAATGTTGTTTTTTGTTGTCTTGCAGACTGAGGCAGCTAAGCCAGTGTTTGGAGAATATTATAGAGAGCCAAAGAAATCAGCTCCTCTTCCTTTTCACCTTATTGGGGACTTAATAAGGAGCTTGAAGACTGACCATTTTGTTAGTGACACAGGAGATGTTGTGTACTATCAAACTGACTCTGAGATTAATGGCTCAGCCAAATCAGAGTGAAGTTTAAAATTCTTTTCTATATATAGACAAGAGAGACATAGATGCAGTTCTTAAGGTTGTAAAATTGTATTGAGTTTCTCTTGAAGTTACTGCACTTACTTAGAGTTGAATCCTTCATTTAATAAAGGGATGGATggatcatataattttattgtaactGCATCATAGAGTGTTTAGGTTAAATGTAGTTTATCCTTTTGAATAGTAAATtctctgtataaattgattatatGATATATAGTGAAGTGATACCTTGGATTATGATTAAATATGGCTCAAATGCACTTCTCTCTGCTATTCTTTTTATAGATTTAATAAAATgccttaattttttaaatttaattattttattcttaaatttggTTCTCTttgattttcttaataataCAAATAGTGATGTTTAATTCTTTCAAGGGTTGTAAAGAAGGGTTTCTCCCcacttaaaaaattgtaaattgattttatttttaattttgctgGAATTTTCAGTATATTTTCCTCATGTTGATTATCTCTAAATGTGGGATTAAacatgaatataatatatttttaattcttatatcgaaatttaatttctaatgCCAAGGATCATAAATAATACTATATATAATTTGGTAATACATtgacataattaataattgattggCAGATCAATCATAATGATAAAAGGAGATGCATAAATGAAGAGGAGACAGAATAgcctaaaaaacaaaaatctctAATTAGGTAAACAAGTACAGATTCAAAATGAAGATGAATCAATGATCCAATGCAGATAAAGTGTCACGCATATCGCCACGCGTGACAAAAAGTTGTAACATAAGCATGACTTTGATAGATTTGTAATGATACATCAAAGCTCTGATCGGTGTGATCTTTGTGATATACTTGTTACTTAGTCCGAACGATGTAGTTGATGGTGTCACTAATACTAATGATTGATGACAAAATagtgattataataaaaaaaattaatagtatGATTCACCAAGAAATCATAACTTTAGATATCATGTGAGAGAGAAATTATTTCTATATTAGTCTTACAAAGAGCATTGTAATTTGTAAGTTTAATATCTTCTATATGATTCCATGGATCTTAAATTTAACTAATGGGTTTTGTATGTACTATGGCCTTATATTCCAAATTGTGTTATAAAtggataataaattataatcaaatttaaaatttatggaatggtttaaaaaaatcaatcacAGAAATTTCAATTATGACATAAGTTGGagaccaaaaaaaaaagtaattataatttacacTACCTACTACATACCTATGTAGATGGATTAACTTAGATCAAGATTTAGAGTGAGATTGATATAACTTTCTTGGATTCagatatgtttttatatttacaatttactaaaaaaattagataaattcTCAAACTGAGTAagataaaaattgtatattttatataacaaattaagaATGATTAATCAATAACTAGTTTAAAGCTTGATGACATTGTTGGACTAATATTATATACCTATAtgtaaagtaatttatttttttatgtccacatttgttttttagttttactctttaaataaatattttttaaattaaaataattattctatcaattttatttttaaagtgattgttttttttagatttaagtgtttttttattgatattttttaaacttaataattttttaattataaagttaccaacaaaataaattaaaattatttgcagtaaatctataaaaatcattttaattttataataataataataataataataataaataattttattatcataaaaactaTAAGATACATACTATACATGCTATACGCGGAAGTGTTTTCACTATGAGCTTTTACTAGTTAATAAATAAAGAGATTAAAGCACAATAGAATTATTATATCAttcaataattttcaaatagATTATGCATTTTTGTCAAATCTTACTATTAGGTTAGAAGATCtttcacataaaaatacatacacaattatattaatttaaaatgatatgtTATGTGATTtgtataaattcaaaataacacTATATATAAATTCAGCGAATTGTAGGACTATATATAAGTTGATCATAACTACGAAAATATGCCACTGCATTTTTATATACTTTGATTTTTTACAAAATCGAAGTCTATGGTGCAAGTTAAATAACAGTTTTTTTAATAGTGAATAGAtaagttttatataatataaaatcatattaatattattatgttacatactttaatattaaatttaatatctaataatgtCAACACGTGGcctaattaattttgatttatatattacagtaataaaatatttttttacaaatttactAGATAAAATCATTataggaaaaatatatatttaaccaaACACATGTTAGaatccaaataaaataaagagtttCACTAAATAAAGAAATTGTTGGAATTCATTCCAATAATTGTAAAAGTAATGTTGAATAAACTTGTCACGTTTTTCATTAGCATAGTTTTAATTTTGAGTCTATAGCTTCCTACGAAGAAGAAGCCAAATAATAGCATGGATTTTTCAATCATACATTCTTGTCAATAATTTTCATCTTATCAtccattttcttttatgtttgttCAACACCATAAGCTAATCACTTCAAAATTGAATGGTTCACAACACAATCCTATCACAGGTTTACCAGCTTGccacataaatttaaaaaataaataaagttcttcatagttcttttattatttattatatttttaaaataaaatttattataaatataatattttctttttggtttatGGTTCAAAATTCACATCTTTCATTGTTCTATTCTAATACTATGAACCACTAAATGATAACATAGACACATTACCAACCAACAAGGGAAACTCATTCAGTGACGTGTACAATTTCTCAATAAGTGACTTGAAAAGGGATACatctttttaacaaattttttatttaaaaaatggtaCACTAAGTTCTTTCAACTCTTCagaataaagaaaatgataaagtaCATCTAAACAAGTTGATAAGTAAAAATTATCCAAagttaataaaaagatataaccACAAAGATTTCAAAAATTAGTCCTTGATTCCAAATTGAAATACGCCGAGttaacaaaaaaatgtattacttgtatgaatataagaaattaaagtaataagaaaatgtgttataatttttaagttgtggtATATGTAccttttataacaaaaataaatttataaataataatcaattttaatgaaaaaaattaattagttattatagtgattaatttataaaataattattgttgataattaaaatattatttattttgaataaaaaatataattagtctctaaattagtaaataaaataattttattataaattggtttttaaatgattactaatattaactattaagaattttgttataaaaaaattggtttctaaattggtttatcattaagaagttgatataaaattagtctttaaatatattttttatcatgaaaatttattatttttagaaattttgtatACTAATtattagttggtttaaagtacgtatcatttaattaaattatattaaaatgataaacatgaataattatgtatttttcaACTGTGATTTCACTTTGAGAAACTTTTATaacaaagaaataattaaatggTTTAGAATCATCCagaagattttaatttttatacacacaaatttaaaaagttaaactactaaaaattttattttcttcttactCAAATATAAGTCAACAGTCTAATCGTCAGGTCAACTATAAATTGAGTGGTCAACAATCCTTTCGATTTCATATGAAATCGATTGGTTGGACTATGGACAAAAATAACACTACAAATAATTACATCACCTCTAAGTCATATCATTATTGTTTGGGTAGTAATTAGGCATACAGTAATCAAAAGtctattacaaaatttataagaGCAATGCTCCCTGTACCTCACCTATTTCTCCCTGCAACTCCCACTTTATGCATTTGCCCTTCATTAAAGTCAAATGAAAATTAATGATGGATTAATGATTTTGTAACCACCAACAACCCTCCTAACCACCAACAACCCTAAATGTCATTTGTTGTCCTACATGCACCCTCTTccctcttttttatttttttactttcattctTCACCTGCATTGTTAAGTTGTTTTCGTTGTAAGATTATACAATACTGATTGTGCCCGTGCTGGTGGTGCTGTGGAAagtagaggaagaagaaggcaATGCTGGTGGTGCTATGGACAGTGGAGGACGAAGAAAGCAGCGAGAGCTCACTAGGTTAGTATATTATTTCAAGTAAACACCTTAAACACCTTAACCGTCGATGGAGCTGCGGTTAAGGGTGGCGTAGTCTAAACGTCGGTTACACGTAGCCGAAATTCGAATTTCGGCTGACCCCAACCGCACTTCGACCTGCGGTTTAGGGGTGCCGCACTTTCAAGTGCGATTTAGGGGTGCTGCACTTCCAAGCGCGGTTTCACTATGCGTTGTTATTTTTAACCCAGGCCATGCTTGCTTATTATGAATCATGTCACTATGCGGTTTCATTGTGCAGTCTCACTGTGCGTTGTTATTTGCACATTGCATTCTGAATCgtgtatatttttgttgttcGTTTATTGTCATATTACTATGCTTATGCTTCCATGTGCGGCGGACGTTAACCGCAATTCCAAGTGCGGTTAAGCCTGGGCCTCCCAGTTCTAGCCCAGATCAAGCAGAAAAACAATGCTCAAATGTGCATATCAACCAAAAATCAAGcacaaaaatatattctatcATACAAAAAAAGCATTTTTTTCCCACACCAATCCATCATGCGTCATATACTCTAACAATAAGGAGATCAAAATAACTAACTTGGACGCCAGAAAAATCTAATAAGCTTGATGTACGTGAAATTTGTGAGAAGAAGATACGTACTATAGCTCACCACGACACCAACACGGACAATGAACAAAACAGGGAGGAGGGGGAAGGAAGAACACTCACCACgttaaaaaaaatggtgaaaaaGGAGGGAGGATGGGAGGAGGGGAGAAGTGCAAGAAAGAGTCCAGAAGGGGGTATAGAGTTTCAAACGTGAGATGCGACAGAGGAAGGTTTCTTCTTTGTAGTGGATAGGTTGGCTTtttataaaaccaaa
This sequence is a window from Vigna angularis cultivar LongXiaoDou No.4 chromosome 2, ASM1680809v1, whole genome shotgun sequence. Protein-coding genes within it:
- the LOC108329591 gene encoding omega-3 fatty acid desaturase, chloroplastic, with translation MATWVLSECGMKPLAPVFPRPRIGAALSSSSKVGFSDTNKSVADLKFQPLRCNLRDRNWGLKVSTPLRVASTEEEEQTNVVDVMNGTNVVDHEKRLEFDPGAAPPFNLAEIRAAIPKHCWVKDPWKSMSYVVRDVIVVLGLAAGAAYLNNWLVWPLYWAAQGTMFWALFVLGHDCGHGSFSNNPKLNSVAGHLLHSSILVPYHGWRISHRTHHQNHGHVENDESWHPLSERVFRSLDTATRMLRFTVPFPLLAYPVYLWQRSPGKTGSHFDPSSDLFLPNERKDVLTSTACWAAMLGLLVGLGFVMGPIQLLKLYGVPYVLFVMWLDLVTYLHHHGHEDKLPWYRGKEWSYLRGGLTTLDRDYGWLNNIHHDIGTHVIHHLFPQIPHYHLVEATEAAKPVFGEYYREPKKSAPLPFHLIGDLIRSLKTDHFVSDTGDVVYYQTDSEINGSAKSE